From a region of the Lactuca sativa cultivar Salinas chromosome 4, Lsat_Salinas_v11, whole genome shotgun sequence genome:
- the LOC111915668 gene encoding phospholipid-transporting ATPase 1 — protein MTSNRPLPDRSSSTSSKNSDNISIANLHQQQRPDTLQNSSSQQSIKSNSWRATSVNFGSKGVRHGSRSGADSEGFSMSRREINDDDARLVYINDPLKTNETFEFSGNSIRTGKYSIFTFLPRNLFEQFHRVAYMYFLIIAILNQLPQLAVFGRGASILPLASVLLVTAIKDAYEDWRRHKSDKIENNQTSSVLINDRFQHKKWKDIQVGEVIKILANETIPCDLVLLSTSDPTGVAYVQTINLDGESNLKTRYAKQETLSRIPEKDIISGLIKCEKPNRNIYGFQANIEIDGKRLSLGPSNIVLRGCVIKNTDWAVGVAVYAGRETKAMLNNSGAPSKRSRLETHMNKEIILLSIFLVGLCTIVSTCAGVWLRRHREDLDLMPFYRKKDYSKQEVENYNFYGLGMEIFFSFLMSVIVFQIMIPISLYISMELVRVGQAYFMIRDDKMFDSTSNKRFQCRALNINEDLGQIKYVFSDKTGTLTENKMEFQFASISGVDYSGEKSEFYGEEQGYSIQVQGQVWRPKVKVQVDRKLLKLSQTRNDTKSSKEIYDFFLALAACNTIVPIVVDTSDPNEKLIDYQGESPDEQALVYAAAAYGFMLIERTSGHIVIDIQGERQRFNVLGMHEFDSDRKRMSVILGYPDTTVKVFVKGADSTMFKVINKTLNVDTLKSTEAHLHSYSSIGLRTLVIATRGLTIPEFDQWQSTYEIASTALMGRAGLLRKVAINLENNLSLLGASAIEDRLQKGVPEAIESLRMANMKVWVLTGDKQETAISIGYSSKLLTSEMIQIVINNNSKVSCKKSLEDALIMCRKNDASSVALIIDGTSLVYILDSELEEQLFELSSNCAVVLCCRVAPLQKAGIVALIKNRTDDMTLAIGDGANDVSMIQMADVGVGISGQEGRQAVMASDFAMGQFRFLVPLLLVHGHWNYQRMSYMILYNFYRNALFVLVLFWYVLFTGFTLTTAITEWSSVLYSVIYTAIPTIVIGILDKDLGRKSLMAYPQLYGAGQRQESYNSKLFWVTMADTLWQSVIVFFAPVFAYWKTDIDGSSLGDLWTLAVVFIVNIHLAMDVIRWSWISHASIWGSIFATCVCVVVIDAIPVLPGYWAIFNLARSGLFWICLFGILIVSMIPRFVIKMFMQHCKPSDTQIAREAEKFRNSMALTRNGGIEEIEMNHPPQR, from the exons ATGACTTCCAATCGTCCACTTCCCGATCGTTCTTCATCGACATCCAGTAAGAACTCAGATAATATCTCGATTGCAAATCTACATCAACAACAACGACCAGATACCTTGCAAAATTCGTCTTCTCAGCAAAGCATTAAGTCGAACAGCTGGAGGGCAACCTCTGTAAATTTCGGATCAAAGGGCGTGCGACATGGATCTCGAAGTGGTGCTGATTCCGAAGGATTTAGTATGTCCAGAAGAGAGATTAACGACGACGATGCGAGGTTGGTTTACATAAACGACCCCTTAAAGACAAACGAGACGTTTGAATTTTCTGGGAACTCTATCAGAACAGGAAAGTATTCTATCTTCACATTTTTGCCTAGAAATCTCTTCGAACAATTCCATAGAGTCGCCTACATGTACTTCCTAATCATCGCCATTCTCAACCAGCTTCCCCAGCTTGCAGTTTTTGGGCGTGGTGCCTCAATTCTACCATTAGCAAGCGTATTACTCGTTACAGCAATTAAAGACGCTTACGAAGATTGGAGACGACACAAATCAGATAAAATCGAAAACAACCAAACATCATCTGTTCTCATCAACGATCGATTTCAACACAAGAAATGGAAAGACATTCAAGTAGGTGAAGTCATTAAAATCCTAGCAAACGAAACAATTCCCTGTGATCTTGTACTCCTCTCAACCAGTGATCCAACTGGGGTTGCTTACGTCCAAACTATAAACCTAGATGGCGAATCAAATCTGAAGACCCGTTATGCAAAACAAGAAACCCTTTCAAGAATCCCTGAAAAGGATATAATCAGTGGGTTAATCAAGTGTGAGAAACCCAATCGAAATATATACGGTTTCCAAGCTAACATTGAGATTGATGGAAAGCGTCTATCTCTTGGCCCTTCAAATATAGTTCTTAGAGGCTGTGTGATCAAGAACACAGATTGGGCAGTTGGAGTTGCAGTATATGCCGGAAGAGAGACAAAAGCCATGCTTAACAACTCAGGAGCTCCATCTAAAAGAAGTCGCCTTGAAACCCACATGAATAAAGAAATCATCTTGTTATCGATCTTTCTTGTTGGTTTATGCACAATTGTTTCTACATGTGCTGGTGTTTGGTTGAGGCGACATCGAGAGGATCTTGATCTCATGCCCTTTTATAGAAAAAAAGATTACtcaaagcaagaagtggagaattacAACTTTTATGGGTTGGGGATGGAAATATTCTTTTCTTTTTTGATGTCAGTGATTGTGTTTCAGATTATGATTCCCATTTCTTTGTATATATCCATGGAGCTTGTGCGTGTTGGACAAGCTTACTTTATGATCCGAGATGATAAGATGTTTGATTCAACATCAAACAAAAGATTTCAGTGTAGGGCGTTGAATATAAATGAGGATTTAGGACAAATAAAGTATGTGTTTTCTGATAAAACTGGTACTTTGACTGAAAACAAGATGGAGTTCCAATTTGCAAGTATTTCGGGTGTAGATTACAGTGGGGAGAAATCAGAATTTTATGGTGAAGAACAGGGGTACAGCATTCAAG TTCAGGGGCAAGTATGGAGGCCAAAAGTCAAAGTACAGGTTGACCGGAAGCTTCTTAAACTATCACAAACTCGAAATGACACAAAATCCAGCAAAGAGATATATGATTTCTTTCTTGCATTAGCTGCTTGCAATACGATTGTGCCTATTGTTGTTGACACATCTGATCCCAATGAGAAGTTGATTGATTATCAAGGGGAGTCTCCAGATGAACAAGCACTTGTTTATGCTGCAGCTGCTTATGGTTTTATGCTCATTGAACGAACATCTGGTCACATAGTTATTGATATTCAAGGAGAAAGACAAAG ATTTAACGTTCTTGGAATGCACGAATTCGATAGCGACAGAAAAAGAATGTCAGTTATTCTAGGATACCCCGACACGACTGTAAAAGTATTTGTCAAAGGAGCCGATTCCACCATGTTCAAAGTAATCAACAAAACCCTAAACGTCGATACACTGAAATCAACCGAAGCCCATCTTCATTCCTATTCTTCAATCGGTTTAAGAACCCTAGTTATAGCAACACGTGGACTCACAATCCCTGAATTCGACCAATGGCAATCAACGTATGAGATCGCAAGTACTGCTTTAATGGGTAGAGCAGGATTACTAAGAAAAGTCGCCATTAATTTAGAGAACAATCTTTCGTTATTGGGTGCTTCTGCCATTGAAGATCGATTGCAAAAAGGTGTTCCTGAAGCTATTGAGTCTTTAAGAATGGCGAATATGAAAGTTTGGGTTTTAACGGGTGACAAACAAGAAACTGCAATTTCTATTGGCTATTCGTCTAAGCTTTTGACAAGTGAGATGATTCAGATTGTTATTAATAACAATTCGAAAGTTTCTTGTAAAAAAAGTTTGGAAGATGCTTTGATTATGTGTAGAAAAAATGATGCGAGTTCTGTTGCCCTAATTATTGATGGAACTAGCCTTGTTTATATTCTTGACTCTGAACTTGAAGAACAG CTGTTTGAGTTATCCAGTAATTGTGCTGTGGTACTATGTTGTCGAGTGGCCCCACTACAGAAAGCTGGGATTGTTGCACTCATAAAAAATAGGACAGATGACATGACACTTGCTATTGGGGATG gTGCGAATGATGTGTCAATGATTCAAATGGCTGATGTGGGAGTTGGAATCAGTGGGCAAGAGGGTCGCCAAGCTGTGATGGCATCAGATTTTGCAATGGGACAATTTCGGTTCTTGGTCCCACTTTTATTAGTCCATGGTCATTGGAATTACCAAAGAATGTCCTACATGATCCTCTATAATTTTTACAGAAATGCCCTTTTTGTCCTTGTCTTATTCTG GTATGTCCTTTTCACGGGGTTCACTCTAACAACAGCCATAACAGAATGGAGCAGTGTCTTATACTCAGTAATCTACACAGCAATTCCCACAATCGTAATTGGAATCCTTGATAAAGATCTTGGAAGAAAATCTCTCATGGCATACCCTCAACTTTATGGGGCAGGACAAAGACAAGAAAGCTACAATTCAAAGCTGTTTTGGGTGACAATGGCCGACACGTTATGGCAAAGTGTAATTGTCTTTTTTGCCCCTGTATTCGCGTATTGGAAAACCGATATTGATGGATCAAGTTTAGGAGATTTGTGGACACTTGCAGTTGTGTTCATAGTGAATATACATTTGGCTATGGATGTGATAAGGTGGAGTTGGATTAGTCATGCCTCCATTTGGGGCTCCATTTTTGCTACTTGTGTTTGTGTTGTTGTTATTGATGCTATTCCCGTTTTGCCTGGATACTG GGCGATTTTTAATTTAGCAAGAAGTGGATTATTTTGGATTTGTCTGTTTGGGATTCTGATAGTATCAATGATTCCTCGGTTTGTTATAAAGATGTTTATGCAACACTGTAAGCCTTCAGACACTCAAATAGCAAGAGAAGCGGAAAAGTTTAGGAATTCAATGGCGTTAACAAGAAATGGAGGAATAGAAGAAATAGAAATGAACCACCCACCTCAAAgatag